actattataataatttacattttatttgaaatcatatatttttcaagaatacaatatttataaaaattaacattattaatagaaaaatattgttgaaattaattattattttcctaaTATATGGAACAAAgtattttctatattctaTACTATCTATAGtctatatattcttaaacaTATGCATTCTATGTTctaactaaaatatatattcagaaatattaagatatattatattctattttcatttcatttttaaaaaatttagataaaaagaataatataaccATTATACcgaaattatatgttttttcgaatatttataaaacagttcaaattattttattttaattgtattattttctaaaaaataaaactaagataaaaattttataatatatttaaaaattatttttattaatctcTGTTCTAAAAGGCATTCTAACTATATACGTTTTATTGATTCTTCaccaagaaaaaaaaaataatgataaaaataaaaatttaagtaaataattatagtatgttttatcattaatgaatattatattatttttaatatagtcTTTActgaatatattacaatataaaaataatataagatggaacgaaaaattatgttacttttatttattaaaatttatgcgttaataatacttttatCCTGGGCATTTCATTTTAAGAATGATGTAgtatgaaattattatttgagaatatttgtattattagaatttataataattaatttttattaatatgtttttttagattaaaatatactattctttaaataagaaatatttactttgtttttttagagtatatttataaaatttcagTATGAAAACTACAACCTTGGTAAAAAATTGGAAGATAGGAGATATAGGACactagcaaaatataaacaggatatgtatgtacataatacatatttaaaagaagatataaaaaattatgtatcaaacgaaaaaaaagatgtaactgatattgaaaaaaaggtaacaacaaaaaaagaaaagttaaATACAGTGTCATCAACGACTGAAAGAGGccataaacaatatataaaaaataaatcgtGTATGTTTGAAACAAGAAAATATTCtcatatggaaaaaaaaatattcaaagaacttgATTACATAGATTTTCTTAACAACAACAAAACAAttagtaataaaattttcagaaaattggttttaaaaaaatacagagTACGATTCGTTTTACCTTTATTCTTTGTCTTATGTTTATTAGCCTCAATAATATTAGATTTTTCTTATGGCGTAGGACTTATTCGGGGTTTTATTGAATTATTGAAACACCCTTTTGTTGGTTGGTTGAGTCCATTGCATAAAGCTTTAAAGGAATCCCCATTAAGTTTTCTGTTCGAATCCCTTAAAGGATTGGATAGGACCAAAAAGAAATTAGAAGATAGTGGTGtccataaatattatgtaacaagttttttgttttatatgatatatttaataccTTTCTTAATATTAACTTTCACCCTAATATTTATGGTTGtttattaccataaaaaagttaaaaaatatcaaaaaattaagtttagAAAAAGGTAAAACATATCTTTAGTAATatgtttctttatttaaagaCGTCTTTAATGTGAAATAATATGCATGTAATAACTTATTCTATGTTTAATAGACATACTCAGTGTTgcttaaattttatacatgtttacatatatacctatCTTATTTGATATACATCTGTTAAAAAGTATGTTCTTAGTTTTTTTGTGAAATTAaaagttttaatattttaaattgtatataatgaaatattttctgTCTTTAATTAAACGTTacaacatattatatatatttgtgcatTGAACAGATTTctataaaagatatatttttctgcattaaaatttctatataatagaataattcagataatttaattgaagttatatgttaatttatatatgaactaTAAGAAATGATACTGATTGTTTTTCACAAAGTTTCAgtctaatattattatttgataacacaattaaaaagatgaattattatttttaaataagtaaTGAATGTACCTGATTTCGTGTTTATTGAAATGATGTATATGTGcttgttatattaatatatataaatgtatgttcattcaaaaaatattaatatatacattgtgAAATAAGTCGTCTCTGAAGtgttttaaagaatatatttattgtaatacTTTATTAAAAGACTTATTTGTTTTCACGTAAtataaaagggaaaatatatatatgtaatataataatatttccatAAATATGCTTTAAccatcatatatttatatcttaagaattaaattcattcattattttattattgtttttaattttggtgataattaaattttgaaaactataattacatatatacaatactgaaaaaatatatatagctatatttatttttattttttttattattatagtatgaatgtaaagaaaagaataaaattctGTATTAATGTAAGATATATTGAAATACTTTTCGTCTTTGATTATTCTTGTTCTATAACTATAGACTTCTAAAAATgtattgtatatgtatataaatgtaaaaatatacattaagtttaataaaattaagtgtATTCTTGttttcaataatataattatttttagaaatatatttatacatgtgtTCTATGTTTTACGAGTTTTCATAAGtgcattatataaatagttaaaattatttcaaagGTGCAGAGAAATATGTACTGTTTATATTAACAGTTAGTAAAttcttcaaaataatatggataattttgtatacaaagaaaaaatgaaaaatagaattgtttttttatagatgatatataaatagttaatatttttttatttcttacataaatattaataaggTGTATTTAATGAGTTATTCtatgtttgtttgttttttttttagagcatttaattaattacGTATAAAGTACAGAATTTCCCATTGAATCATTTTTCCAGATAGTTGCATTTTGCACATTTGATTTTGTACAGATTtagagaaaaattataatgtaatgttaatatatgttttaattatctCACTCACACAATCTTTAAAAAGTATTGTTTAGTCaattaaataacatataaaatgtatttatttaaataatattctaaggaactataaaaaattatattaaaataaatgaaaatttatgaatagtgaaagtaaaaatatggCTAACAggcatattaataaataatatttatatatattttctttataatattgaatattgctctattttcttaatatatttcgtctatgtatatgatatatataaatatataaaataattatattacaataatctatgtttcttttttttaactttgtaatatttttggatacgtgaatgtatatataaataaacaatataaattacatatgtacatatgttacTAAAACGTTCTTTACTATTTAAATTCTCCCTTTCATATCACAATTTTACCTATACTTAttacctctttttttttgtcatgcttctttttagaaaataatacttgaagaattaaaattaaaaaatataaagttatt
This Plasmodium malariae genome assembly, contig: PmUG01_00_26, whole genome shotgun sequence DNA region includes the following protein-coding sequences:
- the PmUG01_00049600 gene encoding fam-l protein, translated to MERKIMLLLFIKIYALIILLSWAFHFKNDVSIFIKFQYENYNLGKKLEDRRYRTLAKYKQDMYVHNTYLKEDIKNYVSNEKKDVTDIEKKVTTKKEKLNTVSSTTERGHKQYIKNKSCMFETRKYSHMEKKIFKELDYIDFLNNNKTISNKIFRKLVLKKYRVRFVLPLFFVLCLLASIILDFSYGVGLIRGFIELLKHPFVGWLSPLHKALKESPLSFLFESLKGLDRTKKKLEDSGVHKYYVTSFLFYMIYLIPFLILTFTLIFMVVYYHKKVKKYQKIKFRKR